A DNA window from Halomicrobium mukohataei DSM 12286 contains the following coding sequences:
- a CDS encoding carbohydrate ABC transporter permease, with the protein MGIAEEYTEPSAGSRFERGLQYLRKHSQAYLLIAPAAIFLLSVVGWPILETFRLSFYESPADSTIETYVGFQHYVEILQSDIFYQLLWQTGRWVLVGVAGKALLGLLIAIHLKGDIRGRKFFRTAFLIPWGIPYAISAVVFRWIEHPQYGYLNAILIKLGVIDQGIGILGNPEVAWLGVVVADIWIGTPFMAIIFLAGLQSIPEELYEAAAIDGAEKWEQFRYITLPQLKSVILIATLLSTIWTFVSFDTIWTMTGGGPINTTSTLVIWIYQVGLQNGNLGRGAAYSVVGFLFLLVFAVIYLRIYTRGGDEL; encoded by the coding sequence ATGGGAATCGCAGAAGAGTACACGGAGCCGTCGGCCGGCTCCCGTTTCGAACGGGGACTGCAGTACCTACGGAAGCACAGTCAGGCGTATCTCCTGATCGCGCCGGCCGCGATCTTCCTGCTGAGCGTCGTCGGGTGGCCGATCCTGGAGACGTTCCGGCTGTCCTTCTACGAGTCGCCGGCGGACTCGACGATCGAGACGTACGTCGGCTTCCAGCACTACGTGGAGATCCTCCAGAGCGACATCTTCTATCAGTTGCTCTGGCAGACCGGCCGCTGGGTGCTGGTCGGCGTCGCCGGCAAGGCGCTGCTGGGCCTGCTGATCGCGATTCACCTCAAGGGCGACATCCGCGGTCGGAAGTTCTTCCGGACCGCGTTCCTCATCCCGTGGGGGATCCCGTACGCGATCTCGGCGGTCGTCTTCCGCTGGATCGAGCACCCCCAGTACGGCTACCTCAACGCGATCCTGATCAAGCTGGGCGTGATCGACCAGGGGATCGGTATCCTCGGCAACCCGGAAGTCGCCTGGCTCGGCGTCGTCGTGGCCGACATCTGGATCGGGACGCCGTTCATGGCGATCATCTTCCTCGCGGGACTCCAGTCGATCCCCGAGGAGCTGTACGAGGCCGCGGCCATCGACGGCGCGGAGAAGTGGGAGCAGTTCCGCTACATCACGCTCCCACAGCTCAAGAGCGTCATCCTGATCGCGACGCTGCTGTCGACGATCTGGACGTTCGTCAGCTTCGACACCATCTGGACGATGACCGGCGGCGGGCCGATCAACACCACGTCCACGCTCGTGATCTGGATCTACCAGGTCGGGCTGCAAAACGGGAACCTCGGCCGGGGCGCGGCCTACAGCGTCGTCGGGTTCCTGTTCCTGCTGGTGTTTGCCGTGATCTACCTGCGGATCTACACCCGCGGAGGTGACGAACTATGA